A part of Halobacillus shinanisalinarum genomic DNA contains:
- a CDS encoding sugar phosphate isomerase/epimerase family protein, with the protein MAHQLGLSGSTIMSDPDKFEQLFKRRFSHVEIGEFPSLADFEDFLRLAEAKEYSYGVHSPLIRGESKYDLISFISFDPRRAREQFEDEVRKLTQLGATYVLVHFPYFKAPDQVQRAEKIDEGLQFLSQLQQTYDIPIVCEPKLGPSMSPHNIEALHHFSKQTWETYALSLCIDIGDYLLAVGGDWQVYLEHLKPYIKVVHLHNILIEGSKYIWVPPHPDLEGAEGYWKIKPIVQYLAQGTDKYFLFEHTPHSNPTDEFVDEGIDWIHELICTSNEEMK; encoded by the coding sequence ATGGCGCATCAGTTAGGACTTTCTGGCAGCACAATTATGTCTGACCCAGATAAATTTGAGCAGTTATTTAAAAGAAGGTTTTCACACGTGGAAATAGGGGAGTTTCCTAGCTTGGCTGACTTTGAAGACTTTTTACGGCTAGCTGAGGCAAAAGAATATAGCTATGGTGTCCATTCTCCATTGATTAGAGGGGAGAGTAAGTATGATTTAATTAGCTTTATATCATTTGACCCTAGAAGAGCACGGGAGCAATTTGAAGATGAGGTACGCAAATTAACACAATTAGGTGCAACCTATGTACTCGTTCATTTTCCCTATTTTAAAGCTCCAGATCAAGTGCAGCGAGCAGAAAAAATAGACGAAGGACTACAATTTCTCAGCCAGCTTCAGCAAACCTACGATATTCCAATTGTCTGTGAACCTAAACTCGGTCCATCCATGTCCCCACATAATATTGAGGCGCTTCACCACTTTTCTAAACAAACATGGGAGACGTACGCCCTCTCCCTTTGTATAGATATTGGAGATTATTTGTTGGCAGTAGGTGGGGATTGGCAGGTGTATCTCGAACATCTTAAGCCATATATTAAGGTCGTTCACTTACATAATATTTTAATAGAAGGTTCAAAATATATTTGGGTCCCGCCACATCCTGATCTGGAGGGGGCAGAGGGATATTGGAAGATAAAGCCGATAGTCCAATATTTAGCACAAGGAACAGATAAGTATTTCCTATTCGAACACACCCCTCATTCAAATCCCACGGACGAGTTTGTGGACGAGGGAATTGATTGGATACATGAGCTTATTTGTACCAGCAATGAGGAAATGAAGTAA
- a CDS encoding AI-2E family transporter: protein MSEKAIKWISRSAICFVVLVFMLILAWLYPYYDHVVLMILRILLPFILAIVLSLLLHPVVQFIEELGMPRALSILVIFAVFFSLTGFLIYRGYPHLLEQLKALSQQLPYLTEAYQSWTRELYAQTERFPDRIHERLDGSFANFEAWMSARLMSAVTALSGIFNVIVLFAVIPVMTFYFLKDHSLIFQSLLRLLPVKWHGEAKHLSQKLSHSLGGYIRGQLLISLFVGFFASIGFWIAGLPYPLVLGVIAGITNIIPYFGPLLGAIPALVVAVTVSVKTLIIALIAIFVIQIVEGNLLSPYIMGKSIHIHPLLIILALLAGSELAGIVGMIVAVPVLTCLKVVVEEVSHSRLER, encoded by the coding sequence ATGAGCGAAAAAGCAATTAAATGGATAAGCCGCAGTGCGATATGTTTTGTTGTTTTAGTATTTATGCTCATATTGGCCTGGTTGTATCCTTATTACGACCATGTAGTGCTGATGATATTACGAATTCTCTTACCTTTTATACTCGCGATTGTGTTATCCTTATTGCTTCACCCAGTTGTGCAGTTTATTGAGGAATTAGGTATGCCGCGTGCCCTTTCGATTCTGGTTATTTTCGCAGTCTTTTTTTCGTTAACGGGCTTTTTAATCTACCGTGGCTATCCTCATCTATTGGAACAGTTAAAAGCATTGAGTCAACAGCTACCGTATTTAACAGAAGCATATCAAAGCTGGACACGAGAGCTTTATGCTCAAACGGAACGCTTTCCCGACCGTATCCACGAACGTTTAGATGGCAGTTTTGCCAACTTTGAAGCGTGGATGAGTGCACGGCTAATGTCAGCCGTAACTGCATTAAGCGGGATATTCAACGTTATTGTTTTATTTGCAGTTATTCCTGTGATGACGTTTTATTTCCTAAAGGATCATTCTTTGATCTTTCAATCGCTACTTCGTTTACTTCCAGTAAAATGGCATGGGGAAGCTAAACATTTAAGTCAAAAACTCAGTCATTCCTTAGGAGGATATATAAGGGGACAGTTGCTTATCAGCTTGTTTGTAGGTTTTTTCGCAAGCATCGGCTTTTGGATAGCTGGTCTGCCATATCCACTCGTACTGGGAGTTATTGCTGGGATTACTAATATAATTCCCTATTTCGGACCATTATTAGGTGCTATCCCAGCCTTAGTCGTTGCTGTAACCGTTTCTGTAAAAACGCTGATCATAGCTCTGATCGCTATTTTTGTGATTCAAATTGTAGAAGGTAACTTATTGTCCCCTTATATAATGGGGAAAAGCATTCACATTCACCCTCTTCTAATTATCTTAGCCTTACTGGCAGGCAGTGAGCTAGCGGGTATAGTTGGGATGATTGTAGCTGTTCCTGTCCTCACCTGTCTAAAAGTGGTTGTAGAAGAGGTCAGTCATTCACGTCTTGAGCGTTGA